GGTATATAAAGATTCAAACTCTTCGTTCATATTTAATCGATCTATCTATCAACCTAAGCAAGCTAAAGAAGAGCTAAAGAAGAGCTAAAGAATTGTAGCGGAGCTGTTAGTTGAATAAAGTTTAGCTTAGTTGAGGTAATTTATTTCTAGTTAACtagtttaaaattaattaattagtttcagCTATGTTAGTTAGATGACAGTTAGCACTTCAGTTGTAATTGTTCCCTGCATAAGCTGAGAACAGTCATTAGTTCAATTAAGAatcacatttttctctctcaaATTATTTACATAGTATGGTATCAGAGGCTCAATTCAAATTTAAATGTTCTCAAAATAGTATAGTGTTGTTGCGTCAAAATTCAAAGTTTCAGAGGGAgaatttcaaagtttcaaatgtcAAACATTCCCTCACTGGAGGGGAAGTGTCAAGAGCctcatatttaaataatataacaagttcaAGGGGCTTATAAGATTGAaagcctaattaattaattagttaattttaagtttttagcaaTAATTAATCATGTCAAATAAATTCATCTTACACTTTTCGAATATTTTACGCCTTCttttcaaattctttttttttttttttttaagaattccTTACCTAAAGATTCAAAAAAATATTGAATCCCTTCCTAAATTGTTGATAAAACTCTAAAATGACTTTTTTCTTTTACATAATTTTTTTCCCCTTACCATTTAcgaaagataaaaagaaaaaatttgaagtaacgcacattctttaaaatttatcttAAATTCAAACTCATAGTTAATCATATAATTAAAATACGAAGGCCTCTTTAAATTAGATattcttataaaaataaaataatcatattCTGCGTATTGCGTaaattgtttattattttattttaataatataatttaatatatgtattttttattttttatgaccatatttaacatttttctcaacataatttttttaattaattataattttattttaaatgctaataaaaaaagtttattaataaatttttttattattttaaaattagtctAATCTAAccgaaaattttaattatatatatatgtgtgtgcatGTGAAAAGAgtaataattttttgaaattataaatttaggaattttaaaattgtaaaaataattttaattttttttatattagataaaattttagtagttaaaatttaaaaatatttaaataaaaagttgatatttaaaatgataagttaattttttatataaaaaatataaaaataaagataaaaaaaaaggtGATGATGTATTAATTTTTTAAGCGAAGTAAaaggaaattataaaaaaaaaaaaaaaaagtggcctGAGAATTCACATCTTTTTTAAGTTAGGATATGAAATTAACTTTATGACAAAAAAAAACCTACGCTTTGATATCGTTATCAAATGAAGACATTTCCATTAATACCATTAAAAATGACTGAAGtgtcattaaatatttaattaaaaataatttttaatcacAAAAATGAGtcacaattaaaataaaattaaaaaagaaaaaaaagaactgTTGGTAGGAGGTTCTTGTAGTTGCTGCAAGAGATCCTTCTCTTTGGAGATTTCAGACACAGTGTTAAAATCTATAACCTCTGGTTCCATGCAACTGATTTCAAGTGCTCTTAGTTTGTTATCGTCAACAGGAACCGTTTATTGATATGGAACGAGAGGAAGCGTTACCAAATCTAAGGCAATTGTGGCCTTCCCTCTCCTAGTCAGGAAGCAATTTTCCTCTAAATTAAGCGTCTTTGCCATGGCTTTTGAAACAAGCTCTGTTAACATTTTCATGTTCATAGTGTATTCTTCTAAGATTTCTTTGCATAATTGTGAATAAATTGCATGCATATTAAAAATGAACAAAGTGATATTTGATTACGAAGCCTGTAAACATTCAAAAATTGGGAACTTAACAAGTAGGAAATCTTGGATTTTGTGAAGAAGAACTTGTGGAGTCCATAGTACCCAACATTGGTCTATAAGAAGGAATGAACATAAAAGTCTTGCGATAACATGTTGTCATGATTCTACTTTGCAACAAATTAATCAGATTCAGCATTGTCTAATATATCCATTTTGCTAAATTTTCCTTTAGTtggcataaatatatatatattttttttttaaaaaaaaagaagggtTAGGGACATGGTCTGCTCCATACCCTTCAAACTcttcaactcttttaatatgctttttcTTCTCTTCCATTGGCTGTTCAAAGAATCCTTTGCCACTTATAGAATCTTATCTAGAAATGATTTTGAAATTCTATGACTCACAAATCTGTTAATTCTCAAAGAAATTGACTTATTTTGGCATGGAACATacgtatatatatatagtttagaCCTGAATGCAATCCCATAAACGAAGAGCTGAACTAAGTTCTGCAGTTCTTTTTGTTCAGTTGAAGGTTCCAAAGAAGATAGGAGGCTAAGGTTTGTAACAGGAAGCAGAGATGGCCGAACAAAAGCATCTCCTTATGTGTAATCATCTCTACATATATAAGGTGGTTGTGGTTCTTCACCATTGAGGACCATTTCTTGGACACGTTTTGATAGCAAAACTTCAACAGGAAGAGTGGAGATTCTGGCCATGTTTAATGATAAAGAACTGTGAGGAATGATGCTTTTTGTAATTTCACCAAAAAATAAAGAGGAAATTTGCATATTGCCGGAAGATGTATATGAATAAATCAAGGAAACAAGTAATTATGAATCAAACATCTTTGTTTTCATCAAGGAGAGTATGGAGGTAGAAGAATTGGTTTGTTAATGACTGTATTTATAGCGCCGATCATCTCATGCGGTGACGAGAATCCATCTTTACCCATGTAGAAGAGGTGAACAATCTTGCTTGTTTTCCAGAACAGATCTTTGCAAACTTTGGGAACGACACTCCCCTCTGTTTGGACCACCATCCGCAGCAACTCTCTTCTATGGCTCTCGATTAGTCTCTTGGTCTCACTTATGGCCTCTTCCTCAGAAACACTGCCATCGCCATGAATCACGCGTAATGCCAAGCTGTTGAGTTTTCCTTGTTCGCTTTCTCTCTGCAAAATATATATACTAGTTTAGTTTCTAAAACCAATATGTAGCCTATTCCTAAGTAAGAAATGGAAAACTCTTACCTTGACGGTCGTGAGATCATTCAAGAGCCTTGAAATTATGCTCATATGCCTAAATAGATCGTCATATTCCTTGCTCTTTACTGCTTCCTCTGACAATTTGCACCCAAGAAAATAAAGAGGTACGAGAACTACAGGTCCCAAGGCGACGCTCACGTATGCACTCGACATATAATCATCCACTGAGGGCACCGATTCACCTCTTGCCCACTCGAACTCTCTCCACATGGTCTCCAGTAATATGAGCCACTGCCAAGAAAAGCAACAGAGAATTTAGAATTTGTTATCCTTTTGAAAAATTTGATGAATTAGTTCTAAGCAAGTTTTTTCCAATAAGCTCATAGCTACTGAATTCCTACGTACTATCTCAATTAAGTGATCTTTGACGCTTCTTCCTTGTTCTATGCCAGCCTTGACTGCAAACTCGTTGGTTGTATCATAAACTGCAGAGAAAATAATCTCAATTTGTTCCGAGCAGAACCCCACCTCTGAATGTTTATCCCACCTGTCTCATTTATGATTCAGGTAAGTTAATAATTAAAATAGAAGATGTGATATTAATTCATGATCATAAACCAAAAGCAAGGGAACGTTACTTTTTCACCAATTCAAACATGTTTAGTATCTCTTTTTCGGATCCGCCAACATCGAATAGATCATCAATCAGAGTTACAAGAACAGTAAATTTAGCCCATGCAATTCTAGCATCCGAGTGCTCGGGAGAGAAAAGTACTGAGGCAGCAGCGAAAAACCCATAAGTTATCTTCTGTCTTGCAAACTTAAGCTCATCCATCCTGTATTCTTTGACCCATCTGATTTCCAATTGGAAAGGccataatcaatttccaattcaacgAAATTCATTCTATTGCGAAAGAAACAAGGTTGAACGGGAGCTTTACCTTTCCAAGATCTTAAGTTCTTTTTGGTGTATGTATTGGCAGGCATTAAAATCCTTCAGTGACAAATCCAGCAAATACTTGTTGTCGATATTGGAGCAACTGTAATATGTCCAAAGTGTTAACAGCCTCTAGATAAAACTCTTGGGACGAAATATGGTAAATTATCTCTAGCAACATCttcagcaaaaatcaaaatgaattTACCTGTAAGATGTTTTGAGAAGTCGGACATTGTCTATTTCTTGCAACTCTATGCTTTTCCtgttctcaagcctttccaaacTGGCATGAGGATACTTGAGAGCATATTCAACCTGAAAATGACCCAGGAACGTGTCAGGACACTGGGAATATTTTTTAGCAACAAATTGGCATGGCTTCTTAAGATCTCTTTTACCTCTTTGTGCAATTGCTTCTCGCCAACAGCACCTTTTCCTATCGCCAGTTTGAGAAAGGAGCTAGTCCACACATATATTTTCTCAAGAATGTGTTCACTTGGGAGTATTGCCATCTGCGAAGCTTTGTATAATTCAAGAATTGTGTTCGTGTCTTTGTACTGTTCGCTGACAGAATTGAAGAACTGCTCTTGCTCATCAAGTCCTGCGAATACATCTGTACCATTTCCCCaagttgaaaatgtcataaaatttCGAAGTTACATTATTTTTTATCAAAACTGAAAAGCACTATTATGTACCAGAGGAAATTTCATATCCATTCATCCTTAGAAGTCGAAAGCCCATGGCAAGACAGGCAATGTCTGAGAATATTTCCTCATCTCCTTGCAGCCAGCATCTGTTCCAGGTCAGACTTGTGTATAACATTCAGCTAGACATAATACGTAGATACTCATCAAAATGCAAGTATTCAACAGCTTCTGAATCACCTGTATATTTCATCCAGAATTGTTTGAATCTCGTTTCTGAAATATTGATCTATGCCCAGCCTCTCGAGTTTATCAACAGTACATAGGCGAGCATATATATCTAAAGGGTAGATTGTTGGAACTGCAAAAAGAACAGGACAGAACATCAATTTAGATTTTAATCATGCAAATACCAGAGTACACAACGACCCACCAGGAAAAGCAACTCAACAATACCTGCATTTTCGTATCTTTGAAGAAGGGAATTCAAGTACATGAAGCATTTATCATCATTCAGGTGAAGCAAAGCTGCTGCTGTAGTGGATGGGGAATTAAACAGAGACCCATTGCTCCTCTGATATTTCATTATATCCTTCCACTCGTCAGGTTTAGTGAAGCCCTCTGCAACATAGGCGAGATACTTGTTCTTTCCTTCTAAGCCACTTCTCAAAGCActgattattataaaaaatacaaCAAGGGAACAATAACACAACCCAAATCACATATAACATGGCAACTTATAATTTACAATAACAAATCTAATTTAGACCATAAATgcaagaagagaaaaagaaattcACCTCTGAATCTCCAAGTCTCGCTTGTTAAGCATTGCATCTAGTGAATATGTGTTAATTGGAAGAGCCAAGCCCATGTGTTGTGCCCGTTCGATCATGCCAGGAAATATAACATCGAAGCCGATTGGACACTTTTGTTTACTGTCCGTGGCCGCCCATTTATTGGATCCAATAAAGTCGAGACCTAGCAGagagtaaattaaaattaaaaatcaaaattcaGTAGCACTTGCCAACTGGTAAGTGGTAAATGGAAGACTAAAGCAAAGGATTACCTCTGTTTACGAGTCGTTGGCCAACGTTCCATTTTTGAAGAGCAAGTATGCATGCTAATGTGGAAGAAAGGGAGTCCTTGACTAGCAAGGGATCGCTTGGGTGAAAAGCCCATGACCCATCAGGATTCTGATTCTCCAAAATCCAATTTAAGCATTCCGGAAAACGGGACTGGTTTGATGAATCTCCGGCTGGGACCATAGCTACCCAAGCAGTATCATAGGGAGAAGCGGATAGCTCCACCTTGTGGAGCATGTCTTTAATTTTTGCAATCGAGCCATCCCCCTGCTACACCCAAATTATTCAGTATGCTTAACATTCTTAATCTTAATTGTTAATTATTGCACTGAAAACGGATACTCACTAAATCCACTCGTTGGACTATTCTTTTCGTTGGTGTCTTGGAATGCGCATATGCTCCTTATAAGTACAAAATTACAGAAAAAGAAGAATTCAGCAAATCCAGGCATGCACAAAACCAAAAAAGAAGAAAGATTCGTGCGTATGTGATATAACCTGAGGGACTTCTCTCCGTTTTCTGCTGGGAAAGCAGCTTGAAAGTATTTCCATATGCGAGTAACATTTTGAGAGGTTCAAGTTGATAGAATGCTGAGAAAATCTGTATGATATAATGAGAGGGGAAATTAGGCCCATGCGTAGCTGGTCAAATATTGCCCAGCTGCCTCCCCCTGTAGTAGTTTGATCATTTTTCCGTTGATGACTACTGAGAGAATTTTTAGCCACCTTTAATTATCTAGGAATCTGACTGCTATTTAATATCTGTTTGACATTGCTAGACTACggtcaaaaaaattattttttaaatatattaattaaaaattattaaaataataaaataatttttttaataatatttaaaatagaatttttattCAAAAGTTTAATTGGTATAGccgattaaaatataattttcctCAGCAGCCACAATAGAAAAAGTTTCCTGTCATTCAAGGGGCCGTCCATCTTTGACTGGATTTCTCGTTGATATTTTGACACACCATTACTCGAGTAGAaaatttgcaaacctgaaaatatatatatatatatatatatatatagccatcAGTGTGGAAACtttgaatattttattattttttgtcaaCGCACATATCAGTAAGCAGGCCCAAATTTTAAGTTTTCCTTTGAACTTTTTATTAATATCTAATTCTATTCAATTTTAATCTTTTaacttaatttatttaaattttttttatctaaaatcAAATTTGTCCCTCCTTTGCGTTAAGTGAGATCCGCATACTATTCAGTACgtgagtaattttttttaattttttaata
The sequence above is a segment of the Hevea brasiliensis isolate MT/VB/25A 57/8 chromosome 11, ASM3005281v1, whole genome shotgun sequence genome. Coding sequences within it:
- the LOC110672862 gene encoding terpene synthase 6, chloroplastic isoform X2 — protein: MLLAYGNTFKLLSQQKTERSPSGAYAHSKTPTKRIVQRVDLGDGSIAKIKDMLHKVELSASPYDTAWVAMVPAGDSSNQSRFPECLNWILENQNPDGSWAFHPSDPLLVKDSLSSTLACILALQKWNVGQRLVNRGLDFIGSNKWAATDSKQKCPIGFDVIFPGMIERAQHMGLALPINTYSLDAMLNKRDLEIQSALRSGLEGKNKYLAYVAEGFTKPDEWKDIMKYQRSNGSLFNSPSTTAAALLHLNDDKCFMYLNSLLQRYENAVPTIYPLDIYARLCTVDKLERLGIDQYFRNEIQTILDEIYRCWLQGDEEIFSDIACLAMGFRLLRMNGYEISSDVFAGLDEQEQFFNSVSEQYKDTNTILELYKASQMAILPSEHILEKIYVWTSSFLKLAIGKGAVGEKQLHKEVEYALKYPHASLERLENRKSIELQEIDNVRLLKTSYSCSNIDNKYLLDLSLKDFNACQYIHQKELKILERWVKEYRMDELKFARQKITYGFFAAASVLFSPEHSDARIAWAKFTVLVTLIDDLFDVGGSEKEILNMFELVKKWDKHSEVGFCSEQIEIIFSAVYDTTNEFAVKAGIEQGRSVKDHLIEIWLILLETMWREFEWARGESVPSVDDYMSSAYVSVALGPVVLVPLYFLGCKLSEEAVKSKEYDDLFRHMSIISRLLNDLTTVKRESEQGKLNSLALRVIHGDGSVSEEEAISETKRLIESHRRELLRMVVQTEGSVVPKVCKDLFWKTSKIVHLFYMGKDGFSSPHEMIGAINTVINKPILLPPYSP
- the LOC110672862 gene encoding terpene synthase 6, chloroplastic isoform X3 — encoded protein: MLLAYGNTFKLLSQQKTERSPSGAYAHSKTPTKRIVQRVDLQGDGSIAKIKDMLHKVELSASPYDTAWVAMVPAGDSSNQSRFPECLNWILENQNPDGSWAFHPSDPLLVKDSLSSTLACILALQKWNVGQRLVNRGLDFIGSNKWAATDSKQKCPIGFDVIFPGMIERAQHMGLALPINTYSLDAMLNKRDLEIQSGLEGKNKYLAYVAEGFTKPDEWKDIMKYQRSNGSLFNSPSTTAAALLHLNDDKCFMYLNSLLQRYENAVPTIYPLDIYARLCTVDKLERLGIDQYFRNEIQTILDEIYRCWLQGDEEIFSDIACLAMGFRLLRMNGYEISSDVFAGLDEQEQFFNSVSEQYKDTNTILELYKASQMAILPSEHILEKIYVWTSSFLKLAIGKGAVGEKQLHKEVEYALKYPHASLERLENRKSIELQEIDNVRLLKTSYSCSNIDNKYLLDLSLKDFNACQYIHQKELKILERWVKEYRMDELKFARQKITYGFFAAASVLFSPEHSDARIAWAKFTVLVTLIDDLFDVGGSEKEILNMFELVKKWDKHSEVGFCSEQIEIIFSAVYDTTNEFAVKAGIEQGRSVKDHLIEIWLILLETMWREFEWARGESVPSVDDYMSSAYVSVALGPVVLVPLYFLGCKLSEEAVKSKEYDDLFRHMSIISRLLNDLTTVKRESEQGKLNSLALRVIHGDGSVSEEEAISETKRLIESHRRELLRMVVQTEGSVVPKVCKDLFWKTSKIVHLFYMGKDGFSSPHEMIGAINTVINKPILLPPYSP
- the LOC110672862 gene encoding terpene synthase 6, chloroplastic isoform X1; the protein is MLLAYGNTFKLLSQQKTERSPSGAYAHSKTPTKRIVQRVDLQGDGSIAKIKDMLHKVELSASPYDTAWVAMVPAGDSSNQSRFPECLNWILENQNPDGSWAFHPSDPLLVKDSLSSTLACILALQKWNVGQRLVNRGLDFIGSNKWAATDSKQKCPIGFDVIFPGMIERAQHMGLALPINTYSLDAMLNKRDLEIQSALRSGLEGKNKYLAYVAEGFTKPDEWKDIMKYQRSNGSLFNSPSTTAAALLHLNDDKCFMYLNSLLQRYENAVPTIYPLDIYARLCTVDKLERLGIDQYFRNEIQTILDEIYRCWLQGDEEIFSDIACLAMGFRLLRMNGYEISSDVFAGLDEQEQFFNSVSEQYKDTNTILELYKASQMAILPSEHILEKIYVWTSSFLKLAIGKGAVGEKQLHKEVEYALKYPHASLERLENRKSIELQEIDNVRLLKTSYSCSNIDNKYLLDLSLKDFNACQYIHQKELKILERWVKEYRMDELKFARQKITYGFFAAASVLFSPEHSDARIAWAKFTVLVTLIDDLFDVGGSEKEILNMFELVKKWDKHSEVGFCSEQIEIIFSAVYDTTNEFAVKAGIEQGRSVKDHLIEIWLILLETMWREFEWARGESVPSVDDYMSSAYVSVALGPVVLVPLYFLGCKLSEEAVKSKEYDDLFRHMSIISRLLNDLTTVKRESEQGKLNSLALRVIHGDGSVSEEEAISETKRLIESHRRELLRMVVQTEGSVVPKVCKDLFWKTSKIVHLFYMGKDGFSSPHEMIGAINTVINKPILLPPYSP